From Diospyros lotus cultivar Yz01 chromosome 4, ASM1463336v1, whole genome shotgun sequence, a single genomic window includes:
- the LOC127800282 gene encoding dof zinc finger protein DOF3.5-like, whose translation MINRMYDPTMQCSQPPLKVERRWPKSNVELAPNCPRCASSNTKFCYYNNYSFSQPRYFCKACRRYWTKGGSLRNIPVGGGCRKSRRAKTARPPQDQLGSTITAASAQMSPCRSAGSDIDLADVFAKFLNQSSSDSSTDPLMIGSGSSDRDSQLEDPDGEQLEDPDGETLMPSRVSQEANQLVAGISDHQIDQHEQQIREEIFVGEDPRFLGMEAVFNEVQLGQDLVLSDPGNWPNFVWQPMVQLQDHQFGQFSSEDQWKINNSANICNDSWSWFDQSAYEI comes from the coding sequence ATGATCAATAGGATGTATGATCCGACGATGCAGTGCTCTCAGCCGCCACTGAAGGTGGAAAGAAGGTGGCCCAAATCCAACGTCGAGCTCGCACCCAATTGCCCCAGATGCGCCTCTTCCAACACCAAGTTCTGTTACTACAACAACTACAGCTTCTCACAGCCCAGGTACTTCTGCAAAGCCTGCCGGCGGTACTGGACCAAGGGTGGCTCTCTCCGGAACATCCCCGTCGGCGGCGGCTGCCGGAAGAGCCGCCGCGCCAAGACAGCCCGGCCGCCTCAGGACCAACTGGGCTCCACGATTACGGCTGCTTCCGCTCAGATGTCGCCGTGTAGGTCGGCCGGGTCAGATATTGACCTGGCTGACGTTTTCGCCAAGTTCTTGAATCAGAGTTCGAGTGACAGCAGTACTGATCCTCTCATGATTGGTTCGGGTTCTTCGGATCGGGATTCACAACTAGAAGATCCCGATGGGGAACAACTAGAAGATCCCGATGGGGAAACCCTAATGCCGTCGAGGGTTAGCCAAGAAGCTAACCAGTTGGTGGCTGGGATTTCTGACCATCAGATTGATCAACATGAACAGCAGATTCGTGAAGAAATATTTGTGGGTGAGGATCCAAGGTTTTTGGGGATGGAGGCAGTATTTAATGAAGTTCAATTAGGGCAAGATCTTGTATTGTCCGATCCTGGAAATTGGCCAAATTTTGTATGGCAGCCAATGGTGCAACTGCAGGATCATCAGTTTGGACAGTTTTCGTCGGAGGATCAATGGAAGATTAATAATTCTGCAAACATATGCAATGATAGTTGGAGCTGGTTCGATCAGTCGGCCTATGAAATCTGA